From one Pseudomonas fluorescens genomic stretch:
- a CDS encoding Ldh family oxidoreductase, with protein MSARPDTAVAQIAFADLQALLQRIFVCHGCSAAVAQALAFNCASAQRDGAHSHGVFRIPGYVSTLASGWVNGQALPEVEDVASGYVRVDAQGGFAQPALAAARELLVEKARSAGIAVLAIHNSHHFAALWPDVEPFADEGLVALSVVNSMTCVVPHGAQQPLFGTNPIAFAAPCAGSDPIVFDMATSAMAHGDVQIAARKGELLPEGMGVDNKGEPTRDPQAILDGGALLPFGGHKGSALSMMVELLAAALTGGNFSFEFDWSQHPGAKTPWTGQLIIVIDPAKSVGNRFAERSRDLVRQMQAVGLQRMPGERRFREREQSAKEGVTLTVAELEQLQGLAG; from the coding sequence ATGTCCGCACGTCCCGACACTGCTGTCGCGCAGATCGCCTTTGCCGACTTGCAGGCCTTGCTGCAACGCATTTTCGTCTGTCACGGTTGCAGCGCAGCGGTGGCTCAGGCCTTGGCTTTCAACTGCGCCAGCGCCCAGCGCGACGGTGCCCACAGCCACGGTGTGTTCCGTATTCCCGGTTATGTCTCGACCCTGGCCAGTGGCTGGGTGAACGGCCAGGCGCTGCCTGAAGTCGAGGATGTGGCCAGCGGTTATGTGCGCGTCGATGCCCAGGGCGGTTTTGCCCAGCCTGCACTGGCTGCGGCCCGCGAGCTGTTGGTGGAAAAAGCCCGCAGCGCCGGGATTGCCGTGCTGGCGATCCACAACTCGCACCATTTCGCCGCCCTCTGGCCGGATGTCGAACCCTTTGCCGATGAAGGCCTGGTGGCCTTGAGCGTGGTCAACAGCATGACCTGCGTGGTGCCTCATGGCGCCCAGCAGCCATTGTTCGGCACCAACCCGATTGCTTTTGCCGCGCCGTGTGCCGGCAGCGATCCGATTGTCTTCGACATGGCCACCAGCGCCATGGCCCATGGCGATGTGCAGATCGCCGCGCGCAAGGGCGAGCTGCTGCCTGAAGGCATGGGCGTCGACAATAAAGGCGAGCCGACCCGCGACCCGCAGGCGATTCTCGACGGCGGCGCCTTGCTGCCATTTGGCGGGCACAAGGGTTCGGCGCTGTCGATGATGGTCGAGTTGCTGGCGGCGGCGCTGACCGGCGGTAATTTCTCGTTCGAGTTCGACTGGTCGCAACACCCGGGGGCAAAAACGCCCTGGACCGGGCAGTTGATCATCGTCATCGACCCGGCCAAGTCGGTGGGCAACCGCTTTGCCGAGCGCAGCCGCGACCTGGTGCGGCAGATGCAGGCGGTGGGCTTGCAGCGCATGCCGGGTGAGCGCCGCTTCCGTGAGCGTGAGCAGTCGGCGAAGGAGGGGGTGACCCTGACAGTAGCGGAGCTTGAGCAGTTGCAGGGGTTGGCGGGGTAG